In Phragmitibacter flavus, the following are encoded in one genomic region:
- a CDS encoding cation diffusion facilitator family transporter, translating into MSRHNLAIRTVIASMAVNALLAAIKFVTGILGHSYALVADGIESINDVFASLLVLIGLKVASKPPDEDHPYGHGKAEQLAALFSALSLLAAAFVIAWQSIHNIIHRHTSPAWFTLPILVLVIVVKELMSRYALAKSTEAESTSLRGDAWHHRADAITSAAAFFGITIALIGGDGYEKADDIAALIGCTIIATNGILLLRTAVHENMDGTPPQKQCDEVRAIATDVPGVELIEKLRMKKSGLGYLMDIHVQVEGTLTVEEGHRIGHDVQQALLDSDHKIVDVVVHVEPYQSTALPLSPSAIHPPKE; encoded by the coding sequence ATGAGCCGTCACAACCTTGCCATCCGCACCGTGATCGCCAGCATGGCGGTCAACGCCTTGCTGGCGGCCATCAAATTCGTCACCGGCATCCTCGGCCATTCCTACGCCCTCGTCGCCGACGGCATCGAATCCATCAACGACGTCTTCGCCTCCCTGCTCGTGCTGATCGGGCTCAAAGTCGCCTCCAAACCCCCCGATGAAGACCACCCTTATGGTCACGGCAAAGCGGAACAACTCGCCGCCCTGTTCTCCGCCCTGTCACTGCTTGCCGCCGCTTTTGTCATCGCCTGGCAAAGCATCCACAACATCATCCATCGTCACACCTCCCCCGCCTGGTTCACGCTCCCCATTCTCGTCCTCGTCATCGTCGTCAAGGAACTCATGTCGCGCTACGCCCTCGCCAAAAGCACCGAGGCCGAAAGCACTTCCCTCAGAGGTGACGCCTGGCATCACCGCGCCGATGCCATCACCTCCGCCGCCGCGTTTTTCGGCATCACCATCGCCCTGATCGGCGGCGACGGTTATGAGAAAGCCGACGACATCGCCGCCCTCATCGGCTGCACCATCATCGCCACCAACGGCATCCTCCTTCTGCGCACCGCCGTTCACGAAAACATGGACGGCACCCCGCCCCAAAAACAGTGTGACGAAGTCCGCGCCATCGCCACTGACGTCCCGGGCGTTGAACTCATCGAAAAACTGCGCATGAAGAAATCCGGCCTCGGTTATCTGATGGACATCCACGTTCAGGTCGAAGGCACCCTCACCGTCGAAGAAGGCCACCGCATCGGCCACGATGTCCAACAAGCCCTGCTCGATTCCGACCACAAAATCGTCGACGTCGTTGTCCACGTCGAACCCTATCAAAGCACCGCCCTACCCCTCTCCCCGTCGGCAATCCACCCACCTAAAGAATAA
- a CDS encoding redoxin family protein yields the protein MTPRRPSKVTQACSLWVRQAFCLSRTSPRPRPPSIHRGRVGERGRVGERGRGRFFHLTLLILLTLTCLSKPLPAIDELTWNNGSTLKGTLTSADSTTLHWHPTAFLEAAPLHLHSIRRLSFDANPTLTQQPWAIHLRDGSRLHADITALDANTLTINSPVHGTAQLRRSEVSHLQRMNGGSLVHAGPCGKTGWFDATEIQNKDDLKSPIWQSGPGGTLNTGSWNSRATLNTPPPEICDLQIHLSSTTRPEFALLIGDKPYGRLTVETWDDELVLVYQNHFTPLLKLADDDRQISLRIIWDRKTHRYAAFASDGTPLCEWQTSQPLQETDPVSDDFAPNFAQTRARATTTPIYTGIVLVNKGPDLTLQQLLIRRGTGDAPGKIDPGKPHLILNNGSNFQHPVLTIRDGRVSLANQQTLPLSDIEHLHLDLPDLHIVPAINTEVRLADGAHLRGRLQKADAETLHLQTSFTTEPLSILRKPLTDIHFLVSPPENSPPIPTPQQTDLLTYGPGENERLPGHFSPSNSASLEWLPIGGVRPVKLLPSSQLKITRALPADGKFPRAPAWFHLDSGDIIPARLTSLDSDTIHFEAPLLGVRQLPAVRLRAVQFAGPEVDAVGFSDPRWQVVKGDAAGAVINNKDNSLLLKPGTSFGHPILMQGSEVRLTLKPSETIATLRLRLYCAGVDITAPHLRIVIAQYHGNQIYVGLEEPEGQLREQVGTNVTSGKDTHYRLVFQSNNNEVEVFVNDLSIGKFSTNQTQNRNRVRRGNAAVESDPIPQSGLGVVLESANLWGNGDANITLHNFSVQPDPAKLHLPVVDPTTRAQALLIPRLQQNAPPHHVLIANNGDLLRGHLQSATASHLGFRVGLEEHTIPLDRVSAAVWLQNPSHDDDLIRFSTISIPKGDGQLKHAEEIRKSALKGEDFAKLALSHSKDSKAENDGDWGEQKRGVLHSSLATIAFSLQPGAISEIIDIGDFHMILKSHPSNPKPRLLALPRPLPSPEPTVESKPPTHHLHLLDGSQFAITVDQFASDAIIGHSDLLGSCRIPLNHLYQIRLSAPDDSPNEDYFNDWNIAYATEPIIPEAGAQNSPLIGKTADAFTLPLLSGGEFKLEEHRGKVIVLDFWASWCAPCIKSLPDMITLMSALPPEKALFIGVNQGEPAAHISTFLNRRQWQFPVALDEQQHIGQKFGVEGIPHTVIVDAEGKIAWVQTGYSPQTAEQAAQVIAKLLSK from the coding sequence ATGACTCCACGTCGACCCTCAAAAGTGACACAGGCTTGTAGCCTGTGGGTGAGACAGGCATTTTGCCTGTCCCGAACATCCCCACGCCCCCGACCTCCCTCAATCCATCGAGGACGAGTAGGAGAACGAGGACGAGTAGGAGAACGAGGACGAGGACGATTCTTCCACCTCACCCTCCTCATCCTCCTCACCCTCACCTGCCTTTCCAAACCCCTCCCCGCCATCGACGAACTCACCTGGAACAACGGAAGCACCCTCAAAGGCACCCTCACCTCCGCCGACAGCACCACCCTCCACTGGCACCCCACCGCCTTCCTCGAAGCCGCCCCTCTCCACCTCCACAGCATCCGCCGACTCAGCTTCGACGCCAACCCCACTCTCACCCAGCAACCCTGGGCCATCCATCTCCGCGACGGCAGCCGGCTCCACGCCGACATCACCGCCCTCGACGCCAACACCCTCACCATCAACAGCCCCGTCCACGGCACCGCCCAACTCCGTCGCAGCGAAGTCAGCCACCTCCAGCGCATGAACGGCGGCAGCCTCGTTCACGCCGGACCCTGCGGCAAAACCGGCTGGTTCGATGCCACCGAAATCCAAAACAAAGACGACCTCAAATCCCCCATCTGGCAAAGCGGTCCCGGCGGCACCCTCAACACCGGATCATGGAACAGCCGCGCCACCCTCAACACCCCACCTCCCGAAATTTGCGACCTGCAAATCCACCTAAGCTCCACCACCCGACCCGAATTTGCGCTCCTCATCGGCGATAAACCCTACGGTCGGCTTACCGTTGAAACCTGGGACGACGAACTCGTCCTCGTCTACCAAAACCACTTCACTCCCCTCCTTAAACTCGCCGACGACGACCGCCAGATCTCGCTGCGCATCATTTGGGACCGCAAAACCCACCGTTACGCCGCCTTCGCCTCCGACGGCACCCCTCTTTGCGAGTGGCAAACCAGCCAACCCCTTCAAGAAACCGACCCAGTCTCCGACGACTTCGCCCCCAATTTTGCCCAAACACGCGCCCGCGCCACCACCACCCCCATCTACACCGGCATCGTCCTCGTCAACAAAGGCCCCGATCTCACCCTCCAACAACTCCTCATCCGACGCGGCACCGGCGACGCCCCCGGCAAAATCGATCCCGGCAAACCCCACCTCATCCTCAACAACGGCAGCAACTTCCAGCATCCGGTCCTCACCATCCGCGATGGTCGAGTGTCTCTCGCAAACCAACAAACTCTCCCCCTCAGCGACATCGAGCATCTCCACCTCGATCTCCCGGATCTGCACATCGTTCCCGCCATCAACACCGAAGTCCGCCTCGCCGATGGAGCCCACCTCCGCGGCCGCCTTCAGAAAGCCGATGCCGAAACCCTTCACCTTCAAACCTCCTTCACCACCGAACCCCTTTCCATCCTCCGCAAACCGCTCACCGACATCCACTTCCTCGTCTCCCCACCTGAAAACAGTCCGCCCATCCCCACCCCCCAACAAACCGACCTCCTCACCTACGGCCCAGGCGAAAACGAACGCCTCCCCGGACACTTCAGCCCCTCCAATTCCGCCTCCCTCGAGTGGCTCCCCATCGGCGGCGTGCGACCCGTCAAACTCCTCCCCAGCTCCCAGCTTAAAATCACCCGCGCCCTCCCCGCCGACGGCAAATTTCCCCGCGCCCCCGCCTGGTTTCACCTCGACAGCGGCGACATCATCCCCGCCAGACTCACCTCCCTCGACAGCGACACCATCCACTTCGAAGCCCCACTGCTCGGCGTCCGCCAGCTCCCCGCCGTTCGCCTGCGTGCCGTCCAGTTCGCCGGACCCGAAGTCGACGCCGTCGGCTTCTCCGACCCACGCTGGCAGGTCGTTAAAGGCGATGCGGCCGGTGCTGTCATCAACAACAAAGACAACAGCCTCCTTCTCAAACCCGGCACCTCCTTCGGCCACCCCATCCTCATGCAGGGCAGCGAAGTCCGCCTCACCCTCAAACCCAGCGAAACCATCGCCACCCTCCGCCTTCGCCTCTACTGCGCCGGGGTCGACATCACCGCACCCCACCTCCGCATCGTCATCGCCCAATACCACGGCAACCAAATCTACGTCGGCCTCGAAGAACCCGAAGGCCAACTGCGCGAACAAGTCGGCACCAACGTCACCAGCGGCAAAGACACCCACTACCGCCTCGTTTTCCAATCCAACAACAACGAAGTCGAAGTCTTCGTCAACGATCTCTCCATCGGCAAGTTCTCCACCAATCAGACCCAGAACCGCAACCGCGTCCGTCGCGGCAACGCCGCCGTCGAAAGCGACCCCATCCCTCAATCCGGACTCGGTGTGGTGCTCGAATCCGCCAACCTCTGGGGCAACGGCGACGCCAACATCACCCTTCACAACTTTTCGGTCCAACCCGACCCCGCCAAACTCCACCTCCCCGTGGTTGATCCCACCACCCGCGCCCAGGCCCTCCTCATTCCCCGTCTTCAGCAGAACGCCCCACCCCATCATGTGTTGATTGCCAACAACGGCGACCTACTGCGCGGTCACCTCCAATCCGCCACCGCCAGCCATCTCGGCTTCCGCGTTGGCCTCGAAGAACACACCATCCCCCTCGACCGCGTCTCCGCCGCCGTCTGGCTGCAAAACCCGAGCCACGATGACGACCTCATCCGGTTCAGCACCATCTCCATTCCCAAAGGCGACGGCCAGCTCAAACACGCAGAAGAAATCCGCAAATCCGCCCTCAAAGGCGAAGACTTCGCCAAACTCGCCCTCAGCCACTCCAAAGACAGCAAAGCAGAAAACGACGGCGACTGGGGCGAACAAAAGCGCGGTGTCCTCCACTCCAGTCTCGCCACCATCGCCTTCTCACTCCAACCCGGTGCCATCAGCGAAATTATCGACATTGGTGATTTTCACATGATTCTCAAAAGCCATCCCTCCAACCCCAAACCCCGCCTCCTCGCACTCCCCCGCCCTCTCCCCAGTCCCGAACCCACCGTTGAATCCAAACCACCCACCCACCACCTCCACCTCCTCGACGGTTCGCAGTTCGCCATCACCGTCGATCAGTTTGCCAGCGACGCCATCATTGGCCACTCCGACCTCCTCGGCTCCTGCCGCATCCCCCTTAACCACCTCTACCAAATCCGCCTCTCCGCACCAGACGACTCACCCAACGAGGATTACTTCAACGACTGGAACATCGCCTACGCCACCGAACCCATCATCCCCGAAGCCGGAGCCCAAAACTCCCCCCTCATCGGCAAAACCGCCGACGCCTTCACCCTTCCCCTGCTCAGCGGCGGCGAATTCAAACTCGAAGAGCACCGCGGCAAAGTCATCGTCCTCGACTTCTGGGCCTCCTGGTGTGCCCCCTGCATCAAATCCCTCCCCGACATGATCACATTGATGTCAGCCCTCCCTCCCGAAAAAGCGCTCTTTATCGGCGTCAACCAGGGCGAACCTGCCGCGCACATCAGCACCTTCCTCAACCGCCGCCAGTGGCAATTTCCCGTTGCCCTCGACGAGCAGCAGCACATCGGCCAAAAATTCGGGGTTGAAGGCATTCCCCATACCGTCATCGTCGATGCCGAAGGGAAAATCGCCTGGGTCCAGACCGGCTACTCTCCCCAAACCGCCGAACAAGCCGCCCAAGTCATCGCCAAGCTTCTCTCCAAGTGA
- a CDS encoding transporter — translation MSRAFVRHCCLWMVASTLVSTGSKSMQASEAGSGVALNYGRPMSVTLANGERLVGTATTLGEGKLVVNSPRFGSVTVDWADVAQVSGREPTMLTEADMAKIFGGSTATGSGSGSTVTGESTTTAAVESTTTGLPTQPLGQEPEEADSRLLFLRQSSVLLRPGQFDVEIGLSYRRDEKQSFIAELNEDNTFVANDELRREFESRVSVRLGLMDRVEAFASLPLLYASEEEVRQGGTKSDNDEFGIGDTVFGLKAMLLREKEGRPEVILNLTGLAPTGDDPYSGGENVVALGDGHWGVGAGLTLIKSYDPVILFAGLDYLYRFSRNAFNTRIEPGHQIGYNFGMGFAVNEAVTLSAQLQGNFRSKTEVGGVELEDSELEPISIRFGLTYSLAAGRYLDSFVSFGVSDDAASSVFGASVTQRF, via the coding sequence ATGTCCCGCGCGTTTGTTCGTCATTGTTGTTTGTGGATGGTTGCTTCGACCTTGGTGTCGACGGGTTCGAAATCGATGCAGGCTTCTGAAGCAGGGTCGGGGGTGGCGCTGAATTATGGAAGGCCGATGTCAGTGACGCTGGCCAACGGCGAGCGTTTGGTCGGAACGGCGACGACGTTGGGAGAGGGGAAGCTGGTGGTGAATTCGCCGCGATTTGGATCGGTGACGGTGGATTGGGCGGATGTGGCACAGGTGTCGGGTCGTGAGCCGACCATGCTGACGGAGGCGGACATGGCGAAGATTTTTGGGGGCAGCACGGCGACGGGATCTGGTTCGGGGTCGACGGTCACGGGTGAGTCGACAACAACGGCTGCGGTGGAATCAACGACGACGGGTTTGCCGACGCAGCCACTGGGTCAGGAGCCTGAGGAGGCGGATTCGCGCTTGCTGTTTTTGCGTCAGTCGAGTGTGTTGCTGAGGCCGGGGCAGTTTGATGTGGAGATTGGGCTGAGCTATCGCCGGGATGAGAAGCAGAGTTTCATTGCGGAGCTGAATGAGGACAACACCTTCGTCGCGAATGATGAATTGCGGCGAGAGTTTGAGTCGCGAGTGAGTGTGAGGCTGGGACTGATGGACCGGGTGGAGGCGTTTGCGAGTTTGCCTTTGTTGTATGCTTCGGAAGAGGAGGTGCGTCAGGGAGGCACAAAGTCGGACAATGATGAGTTTGGAATTGGGGACACGGTTTTTGGGTTAAAAGCGATGCTTTTGCGTGAGAAGGAGGGTCGGCCCGAGGTGATCTTGAACCTCACGGGCCTGGCTCCCACGGGAGATGATCCCTACAGTGGTGGTGAGAACGTGGTGGCGCTGGGTGATGGGCATTGGGGCGTGGGGGCGGGATTGACCTTGATCAAATCGTATGATCCGGTGATTCTGTTCGCGGGCTTGGATTATCTTTACCGGTTTTCGAGGAATGCGTTCAACACAAGGATCGAGCCCGGACACCAGATTGGTTACAATTTTGGGATGGGTTTTGCGGTGAACGAGGCGGTGACGTTGAGCGCGCAGTTGCAGGGCAATTTCCGTTCGAAAACGGAAGTCGGCGGCGTGGAGCTTGAGGACAGCGAGCTTGAGCCGATTTCGATTCGTTTTGGTCTGACCTATTCGCTGGCGGCGGGCCGGTATCTGGATTCGTTTGTGTCGTTTGGAGTGTCGGACGATGCGGCGAGCAGCGTGTTCGGAGCGTCGGTTACCCAACGTTTTTGA
- a CDS encoding prenyltransferase/squalene oxidase repeat-containing protein, which yields MSPRLPSKVTQACSLWVRQAFCLSSRTSPRPQPPPIHRGRVRVGGRGRFLQTTLLIFLTLTCFCNVNAQDPALRFGTPIPPEVDRIYENGLAWLAASQTPEGSWQDDQNGGGVDGICLMAFLASGEDPNFGRHANHIRRALRAIIQSQDGTTGYIPNSMYHHGFATLALAEAYGAVDETLLWQGVTDPTKKRSIAAALDLAVRCASTSQMKNRFGGWRYNPDDTDADTSVTGAVLMGLLAARNAGMEVPDESINGAVEYIRRSTGKDGSVAYSGGIGGGGGSINLSAIAALIATVSKQKDDEKYPATVKRIVDEMAGDETHYPEYFRYYMAQALFQTDYEAWQKWNNAIARKLSTLQQSDGGFGSSYQTGMNLLSLALNYRFLPIYER from the coding sequence ATGTCTCCGCGTCTCCCCTCAAAAGTGACACAGGCTTGCAGCCTGTGGGTGAGACAGGCATTCTGCCTGTCGTCCCGAACGTCTCCACGCCCCCAACCTCCCCCAATCCATCGAGGACGAGTTCGAGTAGGAGGACGAGGACGATTCCTGCAAACCACCCTCCTCATCTTTCTCACCCTCACCTGTTTTTGCAATGTTAACGCCCAAGACCCCGCCCTCCGCTTCGGCACCCCCATCCCCCCCGAAGTCGACCGCATCTACGAAAACGGACTCGCCTGGCTCGCCGCCAGCCAAACCCCCGAAGGCAGCTGGCAGGACGACCAGAACGGCGGCGGCGTCGACGGCATTTGCCTGATGGCCTTCCTCGCCAGCGGCGAAGACCCCAACTTCGGCCGACACGCCAACCACATCCGCCGCGCCCTGCGCGCCATCATCCAAAGCCAGGACGGCACCACCGGCTACATCCCCAACAGCATGTATCACCACGGCTTCGCCACCCTCGCCCTCGCCGAAGCCTATGGAGCCGTGGACGAAACCCTCCTCTGGCAGGGCGTCACCGATCCCACCAAAAAACGTTCCATCGCCGCCGCCCTCGACCTCGCCGTGCGTTGCGCCTCCACCTCCCAGATGAAAAACCGTTTCGGCGGCTGGCGCTACAATCCCGACGACACCGACGCCGACACCTCCGTCACCGGTGCCGTGCTCATGGGACTTCTCGCCGCCCGCAATGCCGGCATGGAGGTCCCTGATGAGTCCATCAACGGTGCCGTCGAATACATCCGCCGCAGCACCGGCAAAGACGGCTCTGTCGCCTACTCCGGCGGCATCGGCGGAGGCGGGGGCAGCATCAACCTCAGCGCCATCGCCGCCCTCATCGCCACCGTTTCGAAACAAAAAGACGACGAAAAATACCCCGCCACCGTCAAGCGCATTGTCGACGAAATGGCCGGCGACGAAACCCATTATCCCGAATACTTCCGCTACTACATGGCCCAGGCCCTGTTCCAGACCGATTACGAAGCCTGGCAAAAATGGAACAACGCCATCGCCCGCAAACTCAGCACCCTCCAGCAATCCGACGGCGGTTTCGGCAGTTCCTATCAAACCGGCATGAACCTTCTCTCCCTTGCCCTCAACTATCGTTTCCTTCCCATCTACGAGCGTTAA
- a CDS encoding AMP-binding protein, whose translation MSTTKAPKLISIPVHGREHIPASGALIVPSHLNFEELRVLNHLLEGRPLAYLVQQGATVPALDKLREEQEDVMILRMPDSRLDYDLGPLRQRVSEVLNAGSVLIYLPSEMAVQPGSLTSVLGAQLEMMVQLDAPIAPLFVQRNQELVLAIDSKWAAGKAVFAFGPLLSGETLSVANYQQSILELSEAVFSANPKLGRNLAYALLKGLKKHGSKASLIDGKDEKVWPYDKVLAIAIALSKEVKKATQKPRVGIILPPGLGGMVANLAVLFAGKVPVNLNFTAGRPAVESAMKQAELDHYITADMFVRKLQTFPWPPNRQMMFLERLVPGLKSAIARWFVVAKILPTPVLAAMLGISRKGGDEEALLLFTSGSSGDPKGVSLTHRNLLANVTQFSSRIAMDHRDGILGCLPLFHSFGCTVTRWFPVIQGFNLVTYPTPLESKKLAELIHKYKVTLFVTTPTFLRGYLKGVNPELFTSLKMIVTGAEKLPKTVADAFQARFGIAPMEGYGLTETSPASNVNLPNLTGADGEPSSIPVFPSHRFGSVGQLMPGLALKVTDVDTDEPRSLHESGMIWFKGANVFNGYLKNAKKSGEVIKDGWFRTGDIGRVDSDGFVYVEGRLSRFSKVGGEMVPHETVEEALVKALNLESELTRKIAVVGVPDEDKGESLILLSSIPGGSVQQEILDLRYKLLDRGVPPLWIPKKLVRVPEIPILSSGKLDVKACEVLAKANT comes from the coding sequence ATGTCCACGACCAAAGCTCCCAAACTGATTTCGATTCCTGTCCACGGCCGGGAGCACATTCCTGCTAGCGGAGCGCTGATTGTTCCCAGTCATTTGAATTTCGAGGAGTTGCGGGTTCTGAACCACCTTTTGGAGGGTCGCCCTCTGGCGTATCTGGTGCAGCAGGGAGCAACGGTTCCGGCGTTGGACAAGCTGCGTGAAGAGCAGGAGGACGTGATGATTTTGAGGATGCCGGACAGCCGGCTGGATTATGACCTGGGGCCGTTGCGGCAGCGCGTTTCGGAGGTGCTGAATGCGGGGTCGGTGTTGATTTACCTGCCATCGGAGATGGCGGTTCAGCCGGGTTCGCTGACGAGCGTGTTGGGGGCGCAGTTGGAGATGATGGTGCAGCTGGATGCGCCGATTGCGCCTTTGTTTGTGCAGCGTAACCAGGAGCTGGTGCTGGCGATTGATTCGAAATGGGCGGCAGGCAAGGCGGTGTTTGCGTTCGGTCCGTTGTTGAGTGGAGAAACGTTGTCGGTGGCGAACTACCAGCAGTCGATTCTTGAGTTGAGCGAGGCGGTGTTTTCGGCCAATCCGAAGCTGGGTCGGAATCTTGCCTATGCGTTGCTGAAGGGGCTGAAAAAGCATGGTTCGAAAGCGTCGCTGATTGACGGCAAGGACGAAAAAGTGTGGCCGTATGACAAGGTTTTGGCGATTGCGATCGCATTGAGCAAGGAGGTGAAGAAGGCCACCCAAAAGCCGCGGGTGGGCATCATTTTGCCGCCGGGATTGGGTGGGATGGTGGCGAATTTGGCGGTGTTGTTTGCGGGCAAGGTGCCGGTGAACTTGAACTTCACGGCGGGGCGTCCGGCAGTGGAGAGCGCGATGAAGCAGGCGGAGCTGGATCATTACATCACGGCGGACATGTTTGTGCGCAAGCTGCAGACCTTTCCTTGGCCTCCGAACCGGCAGATGATGTTTTTGGAGCGCCTGGTGCCAGGATTGAAAAGTGCGATTGCGCGCTGGTTTGTGGTGGCGAAGATTTTACCGACGCCGGTGTTGGCGGCGATGCTGGGGATTTCGAGGAAGGGTGGCGACGAGGAGGCCTTGCTGCTGTTTACCAGTGGGAGCAGTGGCGATCCGAAGGGGGTGTCTTTGACGCATCGGAATTTGCTGGCCAATGTGACGCAGTTCAGTTCACGGATTGCGATGGATCATCGGGACGGCATTTTGGGGTGTTTGCCGTTGTTCCATAGTTTTGGCTGCACGGTCACGCGTTGGTTCCCGGTGATTCAGGGGTTTAACCTGGTGACTTATCCGACGCCGCTGGAGAGCAAAAAATTGGCAGAGCTGATCCACAAATACAAGGTGACCTTGTTTGTGACGACGCCGACGTTCTTGCGCGGGTATTTGAAGGGGGTGAATCCGGAATTGTTCACGTCGCTTAAGATGATCGTGACGGGGGCGGAGAAGCTGCCGAAGACGGTGGCGGATGCGTTTCAGGCGCGTTTTGGGATTGCGCCGATGGAAGGGTATGGACTGACAGAGACCTCACCGGCCAGCAACGTGAATTTGCCGAATTTGACGGGAGCGGATGGCGAGCCATCGAGCATTCCGGTGTTTCCAAGTCATCGTTTTGGCAGCGTGGGGCAATTGATGCCGGGTCTGGCCTTGAAGGTAACCGATGTCGATACCGACGAGCCGCGCAGCCTGCATGAGAGCGGGATGATCTGGTTCAAGGGGGCAAATGTATTCAACGGGTATTTGAAGAATGCGAAGAAGTCGGGAGAGGTGATCAAGGACGGCTGGTTCCGCACGGGAGACATTGGCCGGGTGGACTCGGATGGGTTTGTGTATGTGGAAGGCCGCTTGAGCCGGTTTAGCAAAGTCGGTGGCGAGATGGTGCCGCACGAGACGGTGGAGGAGGCGTTGGTGAAGGCGCTCAATCTGGAGAGTGAATTGACGCGCAAGATCGCCGTGGTGGGCGTTCCCGATGAGGACAAGGGGGAATCGTTGATCTTGTTGAGTTCGATCCCGGGTGGGAGTGTGCAGCAGGAGATTTTGGATTTGCGTTACAAGCTGCTGGATCGCGGGGTGCCGCCGTTGTGGATTCCGAAGAAGCTGGTGCGCGTGCCGGAGATTCCGATTTTGTCGAGCGGCAAGCTGGATGTGAAGGCTTGCGAGGTGTTGGCGAAGGCGAATACGTAG
- a CDS encoding C39 family peptidase — translation MMILMRTQALMLAGVCVLQTACSSGNSSGDTTVRREWNSWRELRDLNVVKQQMDYSCGAAALATLMKYYFDDEVSEAELLRDIFLHLTPAELKNREQEGLSLLDLQNAAERRGYQAVGVQLPFESIGELGGPVLVHLETKDYRHYAVLRGTAGDRVFLADPSRGNIRIPMDRFSKQWTTVALVLGKSGFGLPADHALAVKVGSEVRPEVLAAKKALNGVPVAGSAVF, via the coding sequence ATGATGATCTTGATGAGGACGCAGGCGTTGATGCTGGCGGGGGTTTGTGTTTTGCAAACGGCCTGCAGCAGCGGCAACAGCAGCGGCGACACGACGGTCAGGCGTGAATGGAACTCGTGGCGGGAGTTGCGGGATTTGAATGTGGTGAAGCAGCAGATGGATTACTCCTGCGGGGCGGCGGCGCTGGCGACGTTGATGAAGTATTATTTTGATGATGAGGTGTCGGAGGCGGAGTTGCTGAGAGACATTTTTTTGCACCTGACACCGGCGGAGTTGAAGAACCGGGAGCAGGAGGGGTTGTCATTGCTGGATTTGCAGAACGCGGCGGAGCGGCGTGGGTATCAGGCGGTGGGGGTGCAGTTGCCGTTTGAGTCGATTGGCGAGCTGGGCGGTCCGGTGCTGGTGCACTTGGAAACGAAGGATTATCGTCATTATGCGGTGCTGCGCGGCACGGCAGGGGACCGGGTTTTCTTGGCGGACCCGAGCCGGGGCAACATCCGGATTCCGATGGACCGGTTCAGCAAGCAGTGGACGACGGTGGCATTGGTGCTGGGCAAGTCGGGGTTTGGACTTCCGGCGGATCATGCGTTGGCGGTGAAGGTCGGGTCGGAGGTGCGGCCTGAGGTGCTGGCGGCGAAAAAGGCGTTGAATGGGGTTCCGGTGGCTGGATCGGCGGTTTTTTAA